The following coding sequences are from one Thermostaphylospora chromogena window:
- the rplO gene encoding 50S ribosomal protein L15, whose amino-acid sequence MSENTPLRVHDLRPAPGANRPKTRKGRGEASKGKTAGRGTKGTKARKRVQVGFEGGQVPLQRRLPKLKGFSNALFKTTYQVVNLDKLGELFPEGGEVTVEALVAKGAVRKNQLVKILGTGEISVALNVQAHAFSASAKEKITAAGGTITEL is encoded by the coding sequence ATGTCCGAGAACACTCCGCTCCGCGTGCACGACCTGCGTCCCGCTCCCGGCGCCAACCGGCCGAAGACCCGTAAGGGTCGCGGTGAGGCGTCCAAGGGCAAGACCGCGGGCCGTGGCACGAAGGGCACGAAAGCCCGGAAGCGGGTTCAGGTCGGCTTCGAGGGCGGCCAGGTGCCGCTCCAGCGGCGCCTGCCCAAGCTGAAGGGCTTCTCCAACGCGCTGTTCAAGACGACCTACCAGGTCGTCAACCTGGACAAGCTGGGCGAGCTGTTCCCCGAGGGCGGTGAGGTCACCGTCGAGGCGCTGGTCGCCAAGGGAGCGGTTCGCAAGAACCAACTGGTCAAAATCCTGGGAACCGGTGAGATCTCCGTCGCGTTGAACGTTCAGGCTCATGCGTTCTCCGCGTCCGCCAAGGAGAAGATCACCGCTGCCGGGGGTACGATCACCGAGCTGTGA
- the secY gene encoding preprotein translocase subunit SecY, with protein sequence MLTAITRAFRTPDLRKKLLFTLGIIALFRLGSVLPTPGVNSENVRRCLEQAQAGDTGSIYGMVQLFSGGALLKLSVFALGIMPYITASIILQLLVVVIPRLEALKKEGQAGQAKITQYTRYLTIGLAILQSTAFVALARTGQLFPQCQEPVLLNDEIFTVVTMVITMTAGTAVIMWLGELITDRGIGNGMSLLIFTQVIAVFPAELMNIYRQDALTFAAVMVVGIFMVAAVVFVEQAQRRIPVQYAKRMVGRRMYGGTSTYIPLKVNQAGIIPVIFASSLLYLPQLVTTLFTGQEEPNVVIRWLQENLVTGDTPVYMVTFFVLIIFFTYFYVSITFNPVEVADNMKKYGGFIPGIRPGRPTAEYLSYVLSRLTAPGSLYLGLISMVPIVALAVAGASQNFPFGGTSILIMVGVGLDTVKQIESQLQQRNYEGFLK encoded by the coding sequence GTGCTGACCGCGATTACCCGGGCGTTCCGTACGCCGGACCTGCGCAAGAAGTTGCTCTTCACCTTGGGCATCATCGCGCTGTTCCGGCTCGGCTCGGTGCTTCCGACCCCCGGAGTCAACTCCGAAAACGTCCGGCGATGCCTGGAACAGGCGCAGGCCGGTGACACCGGCAGCATCTACGGCATGGTGCAGCTGTTCAGCGGTGGTGCACTGCTGAAACTTTCAGTGTTCGCGCTCGGCATCATGCCGTACATCACCGCGAGCATCATCCTGCAGCTGCTGGTGGTGGTCATCCCTCGGCTGGAAGCCCTGAAGAAGGAGGGGCAGGCCGGCCAGGCCAAGATCACGCAATACACCCGTTATCTCACCATCGGGCTGGCCATCCTGCAGTCCACCGCGTTCGTGGCCCTGGCCCGGACCGGTCAGCTGTTCCCGCAGTGCCAAGAGCCCGTCCTGCTCAACGATGAAATTTTCACCGTGGTCACCATGGTGATCACGATGACCGCGGGCACCGCCGTCATCATGTGGCTGGGCGAGCTCATCACCGACCGCGGTATCGGCAACGGCATGTCGCTGCTGATCTTCACCCAGGTCATCGCGGTCTTCCCGGCCGAGCTGATGAACATCTACCGGCAGGACGCCCTCACGTTCGCCGCGGTGATGGTGGTCGGCATCTTCATGGTCGCCGCGGTGGTCTTCGTGGAACAGGCTCAGCGCCGCATCCCGGTTCAGTACGCCAAGCGCATGGTGGGCCGTCGGATGTACGGCGGCACCTCGACCTACATCCCCCTCAAGGTGAACCAGGCGGGCATCATCCCCGTCATCTTCGCCTCTTCGCTGCTGTACCTGCCCCAGCTCGTCACCACGCTTTTCACGGGCCAGGAAGAGCCGAACGTGGTGATCCGGTGGCTTCAGGAGAACCTGGTCACCGGAGACACCCCGGTCTACATGGTCACGTTCTTCGTATTGATCATCTTCTTCACGTACTTCTACGTGTCCATTACCTTCAACCCCGTTGAAGTCGCGGACAACATGAAGAAGTACGGTGGATTCATCCCGGGCATCCGCCCGGGCCGGCCGACGGCCGAGTACCTCAGCTATGTGCTCAGCCGCCTTACCGCTCCGGGCTCGCTGTACCTGGGTTTGATCTCGATGGTGCCGATCGTCGCCCTTGCGGTGGCCGGTGCGAGTCAGAACTTCCCGTTCGGAGGGACGAGCATTCTGATCATGGTTGGTGTGGGGCTTGACACGGTGAAGCAGATCGAAAGCCAGCTTCAGCAGCGCAACTACGAGGGTTTCCTGAAGTAG
- a CDS encoding adenylate kinase has product MRVVLVGPPGAGKGTQAQFIASNLSIPKISTGDIFRANVSGGTELGKLAKEYMDRGDLVPDEVTIAMVRDRLSEDDAQEGFLLDGFPRNVPQADVLRKMLAEWGTELDVVLELIVDDDEVVRRLAGRRTCSQCGRIWHVELDGKSDDVCDVCGGRLFQRDDDKEETIRHRLEVYQEQTAPLIAFYAEEGILVGVDAMGPVEEVTRRAMDALRPYMKD; this is encoded by the coding sequence GTGCGCGTCGTCCTGGTGGGGCCCCCCGGAGCGGGTAAGGGGACGCAGGCCCAGTTCATCGCATCGAACCTGTCCATCCCGAAGATCTCGACAGGTGACATCTTCCGTGCCAACGTCTCGGGGGGTACGGAACTCGGCAAGCTCGCCAAGGAGTACATGGATCGCGGTGATCTCGTGCCGGACGAGGTCACGATCGCCATGGTCCGCGATCGGCTGTCCGAGGACGACGCGCAGGAGGGCTTCCTGCTCGACGGGTTTCCGCGCAACGTCCCCCAGGCCGATGTCCTGAGGAAGATGCTCGCCGAGTGGGGCACGGAACTCGACGTCGTGCTGGAACTCATCGTGGACGACGATGAGGTGGTTCGCCGGCTCGCCGGTCGGCGCACCTGCAGTCAGTGCGGTCGCATCTGGCACGTCGAGCTTGACGGCAAGAGCGACGACGTGTGTGACGTGTGCGGCGGACGCCTGTTCCAGCGGGACGATGACAAGGAGGAGACCATCCGGCACCGTCTGGAGGTCTACCAGGAGCAGACGGCCCCGCTGATCGCCTTCTACGCCGAAGAGGGCATCCTGGTCGGTGTCGACGCGATGGGGCCGGTCGAGGAGGTCACCAGACGCGCCATGGACGCGCTGCGGCCTTACATGAAGGATTGA
- the map gene encoding type I methionyl aminopeptidase: MFKKHKHGIQIKTPEQLEKMRAAGLVVGRTLELLRKAVEPGITPLDLDAIAEKAIRDAGAIPSFKGYQGYPATICASVNNEVVHGIPRDDRKLREGDIISIDCGAILDGWHGDAAITVPVGEVDPALTELMRVTEEAMWRGIAALTVGRHLSDIGYEVERYVRSQGRYGIPREYGGHGIGTQMHMDPWVANHGRPGRGPRFEAGMCFAIEPMVNLGTDRTRVLDDDWTVVTLDGKPSAHFEHSVAVTHNGPWVLTALDGGASRLGRLIGAGVDDDGAKPGDESL; encoded by the coding sequence GTGTTCAAAAAGCACAAGCATGGAATTCAGATCAAGACGCCCGAGCAGCTGGAGAAGATGCGGGCGGCCGGGCTCGTCGTCGGACGGACGCTGGAACTGCTGAGGAAGGCCGTCGAGCCGGGCATCACACCGCTCGACCTGGACGCCATCGCCGAGAAGGCGATCCGCGACGCGGGCGCGATCCCGTCGTTCAAGGGGTACCAGGGATATCCCGCCACCATCTGCGCCTCGGTGAACAACGAGGTGGTCCACGGCATCCCGCGGGATGACCGCAAGCTGCGCGAGGGGGACATCATCTCCATCGACTGCGGCGCGATTCTGGACGGCTGGCACGGCGACGCCGCGATCACCGTTCCGGTGGGCGAGGTGGACCCGGCGCTGACCGAGCTGATGCGGGTGACGGAGGAGGCCATGTGGCGCGGCATCGCCGCGCTCACCGTCGGACGGCACCTGTCCGACATCGGCTACGAGGTGGAGCGTTACGTCCGCTCCCAGGGTCGCTACGGCATCCCGAGGGAGTACGGCGGGCACGGCATCGGCACCCAGATGCACATGGACCCGTGGGTGGCCAACCACGGCAGGCCGGGGCGTGGTCCCCGATTCGAGGCCGGCATGTGCTTCGCCATCGAGCCGATGGTCAACCTGGGCACCGACCGGACCAGGGTGCTGGACGACGACTGGACGGTGGTGACCCTCGACGGAAAGCCTTCTGCGCACTTCGAGCACAGCGTCGCGGTGACACATAATGGACCGTGGGTGCTTACCGCTCTTGACGGCGGTGCGTCCCGGCTGGGTCGACTCATCGGGGCAGGAGTGGATGACGATGGCGCAAAGCCCGGAGATGAGAGCCTCTGA
- a CDS encoding DUF1707 SHOCT-like domain-containing protein has translation MRASDADRDRVAGLLREHYAEGRLTVEEFDERLERLYKSKTYGELEVLTADLPGTDLAAYSARADKPAPKDDKKADEDKGLVAAWSAWAAASGVNWVIWLIVSATSDDGGVYPWPLWVMGPWGVILLVSTVAGVFTKKPKSS, from the coding sequence ATGAGAGCCTCTGATGCGGACCGCGACCGAGTGGCCGGGTTGCTGCGGGAGCACTATGCCGAGGGACGGCTGACGGTCGAGGAGTTCGACGAGCGCCTGGAGCGGCTCTACAAGAGCAAGACCTACGGCGAGCTGGAGGTCCTCACCGCCGACCTGCCCGGCACCGACCTGGCCGCCTACTCCGCGCGCGCCGACAAGCCGGCCCCGAAGGACGACAAGAAAGCCGACGAGGACAAGGGGCTGGTGGCCGCGTGGAGCGCGTGGGCCGCGGCCAGCGGTGTCAACTGGGTCATCTGGCTGATCGTGAGCGCGACCTCCGACGACGGCGGCGTCTACCCGTGGCCGCTGTGGGTGATGGGTCCCTGGGGCGTGATACTGCTGGTCTCCACGGTGGCGGGGGTTTTCACCAAGAAGCCGAAGAGCTCCTAG
- the infA gene encoding translation initiation factor IF-1, with product MPKKDGAIEIEGTVVESLPNAMFRVELDNGHKVLAHISGRMRMHYIRILPDDRVVVELSPYDLSRGRIVYRYK from the coding sequence TTGCCCAAGAAAGACGGCGCCATCGAGATCGAGGGCACTGTGGTCGAGTCGCTCCCGAACGCCATGTTCCGGGTGGAGCTCGACAACGGGCACAAGGTCCTGGCCCACATCAGCGGACGGATGCGGATGCACTACATCCGGATCTTGCCTGACGACAGGGTTGTCGTCGAACTGAGCCCCTATGACCTGAGTCGTGGGCGGATCGTCTACCGGTACAAGTAA
- the rpmJ gene encoding 50S ribosomal protein L36, with the protein MKVKPSVKKICDKCKVIRRHGRVMVICENLRHKQRQG; encoded by the coding sequence ATGAAGGTCAAGCCGAGCGTCAAGAAGATCTGCGACAAGTGCAAGGTGATCCGCCGGCACGGTCGCGTCATGGTGATCTGTGAAAACCTGCGCCACAAGCAGCGCCAGGGCTAG